The segment TATATGGTGCATAAATCTCTTTACTTCTTTTGCCATTACATCGCTCAAATCAATAACATTTGAAGGGTGTGGAATAGTATTGCGAGTAGCAATTTTTTCTGTGCCTATTTTATTGATTGTTGTAATTTTTCGATTTGTTCTATTTCTTCTATATTATATAATTGCGGGATTTCTGCATCCCACCCATAGGTTTCCTTAATGCCTTTTTGTAATGCTTCTGCACTCTCTTTTTCACCGTGTACAATGAAAATACGTTCGGGTTGGATTTTTATTTTGCTCAACCAATCCATAAGTTCAGCGTGGTCTGCGTGTGCTGAAAGACCTTCAATTTCCGCAACTTGCATTTTAAATGGCACCCATTTTCCATAGACTTTTAGTTCTTTCTCACCTTCCAATAATTTTCTACCTCGTGTGCCTTCAGCTTGATAGCCTACAAAAAGCAAGGTGTTATTTGGATTTTGTGCCTGTGTTTCAAGATAGTTTAGCATTCTGCCACCAGTGAGCATTCCGCTTCCTGCAATCACGATTTTTGGTTTGTTGTCTGTTCTTAACTCCATTGTTTCCCGATAACTGCTAACGACCGTAAAGTGTGAGCACATTTCGTCACATTCGTTATCTTCCAATCTGTGCCAATCACGAGTTCTATGAAACAGTTCCAATACGTTGGCACCCATCGGACTGTCCATAATCATTTGTACTTTTGGAATTTTGTTCTCCTTGAGTAATTTCCAAAAGATGAGCATCATCAGTTGGGCACGCTCTACCGAAAAACTGGGGATAAATAAGCTGCCACCTCTATCAATGGTTTCGTTGACCAATTTTTCAATCTGCGGAAGTGCTTCTGCTTCATCTGGATGAAACCTTCCACCATAAGTGGATTCAATGAAAAGTACATCCGCTTTTTTTGGCTTTAAGGGTGGAAACAGTAATAAATCGTTTGTTCTACCGATATCACCTGAAAAAACGAAACGTTTTCCACGTATATCTAACTCAATGTATGTGGCACCAAGGATGTGTCCGTTGTATTGAAACCTCGCTTTCACATCTTTGAGAATGGGTAGCCATTGCGAGGTCGGTACTCCTTTGAAGTAAGGGATTGTTTTTTCTACATCTTTTACATCGTAAAGTGGTTCAGCAGGATTATGTTTGGAATAGCCTTCTTTATTGGCACGTTCGGCTTCCTGTTCCTGTATTTTGGCACTATCGTTCAATATGATTCTTGCTATATCCAAAGTGGGGTTGGTACCATAGATGGGTCCATTAAAGCCTTGCTTTACCAATCTCGGCAGATAACCTGTGTGGTCCATATGGCCGTGGGTGAGCAAAACAGCATCAATATCAGCAACATTAACAGGTGGGTACTCCCAGTTTTTAAGGCGTAATTCCTTTAGCCCTTGAAAAAGTCCGCAGTCTATGAGTATCTTTTTATCTCCTGTATCCACTAAATATTTTGAGCTTGAGTTACTGTGCCTGCCGCTCCTAAAAAATGGATGTTTATTTTATTTTTTTTCATTGGTATCTATTTAGGTTGTTGTACATAATTTACTACAAGAGCTGCTCCCCAAATTTGTGACCACCGCAGCAGGAAGGTGAGTTTCCTTTATCCTGGTCCGATTTATATAGTAGTACTATTTCATTATATAGATTGCGCGAATCTTCTTTTATAAGAAGCGCTAATTTTTTTACGGATTTAGGCTCTGGGTTTACCATATCTAATAATATTTCCAGTGCTTCTTCAAGTAGTTTTGAGTCATCTTCCAATGCCTGGTAAAATGGTTCTAAATCTATGTTGCCCTGTTTTTGCAATTCTTCAGTTTTCATTTGTATTATTTTTAAAAATTAGTAATTATTCATTATTTGAATTAATGGGATCTACATAATTCTCTTGAATCTTCGAGTATCTTATTTTGCCTTAGCTTACTGATACCCATTTGTTCCAAAAAGTCTGGATTTTCGTGTAGCTCCTTGCAGAGTATGATGCCTTGATCCAATAATTTTGTTTTTTCAGCTTTGGTAAGTGTTGTTAAAGCGGTTAAGGGATGTAGCCCCGATTTATCTATTCTGTCCTTGAGACCATTTCCTCTTGGATAATCCCAACTGGTCATAAGCATTCCAACACATTTCCCGTACTGAATGGCATCGGTTGTGAAACGCGTATTGGTGTAAACCCCGCCTTTATGAAGTTTAGCCTCGTGACCTTTTTGGTGTTTCCATTGCTTTTCCACGTCCAAAAACCGTGAATGGATATATAATGGGATTTTTACATTGCAAAACCTGCCTTGGTCACTATGGTATTTACATTCAATCATATAATGTTTATTTCCTTTTTGCGCTATCACATCCACTTCGTGCTGAACGCAATTGCCTTGAACTATGACACCAACCTGTGTTGAAAATCCTTCGTGTGCCAATAGTTTGCCTACTAACTTTTCAAATGGGAAGCCAGAAGGGCCTAATTCCATCAGGGCTTTTTTGAGTTTGTATTTTGAAGCACTTACTCTCGACTTACCTTTTAGCATTTTAAATGCCATTTGATATATTTTTTTGGTGGTAATGCCTTCATATAATTGGTCTTCAACTTGTCCTATTATTTGCTGAATCAATTCTTCACTTGCTTGCGAACGTCTTAATGAATTGATAAGTTTCTCCACATCAAAAGCTACCACATCTCCTGAATATTTTACTATGTTGATTGGATGTTTCATTTTTTAATATGTATGGTCATCACAGGAAGTTCTGAATGATTAGTTACACCTTCGGCAATACTTTTTGAAAATAGGCTCAAAAATCCTGTACGGCCGTGGGTACACATAGCTATCAAATCGGCATCATTATACTTTAAGTAATTGTTTATACCCGTTTCTACAGCAGGTTCGTTATATACATTCATTGAGTACTTCTCCAAATCCGGAAACCTTTCCAGGAACTTCTTAAGGGGGTTCAAACCCTGTTCAATACTATTAAAATCAGTCTGTGTATTGACCCTTACTAAGTGGATATGTGCACCGCATTTTTTAGCAATAGAAATAACCTGCTTAAAGGCTTCACTCACATCTTCCAGAAAATCTGAAACAAAAACGATATCTTTAAAAGGAAAGGATACTTCTTTGTTCTTCACCACAATTACGGGCACATCTGCTTTTCTCACAATTTTCTCAACGTTGCTTCCCAATAATTCCCTTACACCGCCTTGCGTACCGCTACTTCCCGTAACTATAAAATCGTGATGAAAATGCCCGGAATGTTTTAAAATATTGGCCTGGCCTCCATCAAATTCCAGAAAAGTCCTGCATTTAAGTCCTTCGCGTTCCGCTTTTAACCCCAGTTCCCTCAAATCGGCTCTTGCGCTACCTATTTGTTGAACCGTTTGCGGATATCTTTTTTCTTTCTCCTTATCCAGGTTTATCCAATCTACTGGTTGTGTTCATTAAATGGAAAAAATGTATTTCTGAATTGTACAGTTTTGCCATTTTAATTCCAAGTTCTGCTGCCTTGTTACAGTTTTCAGAAAAGTCTGTTGGTACGAGTATATTTTTCATCGATTAAAAATTTTATTTGATTATTCCTTTTATTTAATAAACTTCATTCACAGAAGGTATTTGCTTTTCAAAACAATCCAGGTTATAGATAGTCGTTTCTGCAATATTGGTCAATGCGGTTTTGGTTAAAAAAGCTTGATGACTTGTTATTAGCACATTATTGAAAGTCATTAACCGCGCAATGACATCGTCTTGTAAAATATCTTCGGAATGGTCTTCAAAGAACAATCCTTCTTCTTCCTCATACACATCGATGCCGAAATACCCTATTTTTTTCGTCTTTAGGCCTTCAATAACCGCTTTGGTGTCGACAAGTCCTCCACGACTTGTATTTATTAACATTACACCAGGTTTCATAAGCTCAATGTGTTTTTTATCAATTAAATGTTTTGTTGATGGTGCCAGTGGTACGTGTAGACTTATAATATCGGCCTGTTTGCAAATTGTCCCACAATCTGTATAGCGCAGACCGTATGATTTGATAAGGTTTTCATCTTCAACTATATCCTGTACAAGGATGTTACAGCCAAAACCGTGT is part of the Antarcticibacterium sp. 1MA-6-2 genome and harbors:
- a CDS encoding universal stress protein; translation: MKNILVPTDFSENCNKAAELGIKMAKLYNSEIHFFHLMNTTSRLDKPG
- a CDS encoding universal stress protein; translated protein: MRELGLKAEREGLKCRTFLEFDGGQANILKHSGHFHHDFIVTGSSGTQGGVRELLGSNVEKIVRKADVPVIVVKNKEVSFPFKDIVFVSDFLEDVSEAFKQVISIAKKCGAHIHLVRVNTQTDFNSIEQGLNPLKKFLERFPDLEKYSMNVYNEPAVETGINNYLKYNDADLIAMCTHGRTGFLSLFSKSIAEGVTNHSELPVMTIHIKK
- a CDS encoding ATP cone domain-containing protein encodes the protein MKHPINIVKYSGDVVAFDVEKLINSLRRSQASEELIQQIIGQVEDQLYEGITTKKIYQMAFKMLKGKSRVSASKYKLKKALMELGPSGFPFEKLVGKLLAHEGFSTQVGVIVQGNCVQHEVDVIAQKGNKHYMIECKYHSDQGRFCNVKIPLYIHSRFLDVEKQWKHQKGHEAKLHKGGVYTNTRFTTDAIQYGKCVGMLMTSWDYPRGNGLKDRIDKSGLHPLTALTTLTKAEKTKLLDQGIILCKELHENPDFLEQMGISKLRQNKILEDSRELCRSH
- a CDS encoding 2-hydroxyacid dehydrogenase, which codes for MKTTVFSTHKFEEPYLVKANNGTHQLKLLESRLTEETAILATGSKAVSLFTGDDATAHILEKLNAFGVKCIALRSAGFNHVDLIKASELGIKVARVPAYSPYAIAEHTMALILALNRKLIKAHNRVREQNFSLNGLTGFDLNGKTVGVIGTGKIGSVLVKILHGFGCNILVQDIVEDENLIKSYGLRYTDCGTICKQADIISLHVPLAPSTKHLIDKKHIELMKPGVMLINTSRGGLVDTKAVIEGLKTKKIGYFGIDVYEEEEGLFFEDHSEDILQDDVIARLMTFNNVLITSHQAFLTKTALTNIAETTIYNLDCFEKQIPSVNEVY